CCGTTGCGCATCTTCCGCAGCTCGTTCAGCTCCTTCGTGTATTCCTTCAGCTTCGCCGGCGCCGTTCCGAACAGCCGCTCGTAATGCTGAATGCGGGTATTCCAATCCCCCTTGGTGAAATGCACCGCATACTCCGAATAATTGTACCCGGGACGCGACTTGAGCAGCGTCACGCCGTCGATGGCGCCCGGCGCCCCGATGATGAGCCCCGGATTCGATTCGATCGCGAGGGCGCTGATATTCCGAAGATAAATTTCCATATACGAGTTCACGGCGACCGACGCGGATAAGCGGACCCAGTTGTTGAAGTCCTTGAAATCCTTTTCCCAACGTTCCAACGTCGGCGCGATTCGCTTCTGATGCTTGCGCGGCACGGTAAACACCGTCGTCGGGCGGAGACGCTTGTCCGCCTTCTTCACGATGTCCGTCGTTCGCTTCGCCGCGAGCATGTGCGACCAATACAAGCTGTTGATTTCGCTGTGATGCTTCGTGAACAACCGATGCGAAAACGTGCTGCCCGGAGCGCTTTGCCATCTGGAGAACATAACCGAATCCTCTTATCCCAGTTAGAAGTGTGTTTTCCAGTATGCCCTGGATTCGTCCGCGTTATTTCCGGCAAGTCGGGCGGACAAGCGGAATATATATGAATGAGAAAGGAGGGAGAAGCATGGAACGCAACTTTACCTTCTATGTGCTGTTGGTCGCGATCGGCGGCGTGTTCGCGTTTTTGCCGCGCAGCGCGTTCGGCTTGTTCGAGCTGTTTTTCGGTTCCGGGGCGGGATTGTTCGTATCGTTCCTCGACTACGGCGTCGGACTGCTCGGCGTCGGCCTCATCGGCTACGTGCTTTACAAGCTCCTGAAGAAGCGCGCTTAAGGGCTCTGCCATATCTTTTTTCCGAATCCGCATGTCGCAACGTACATAAATATGTTACACTCGAATGTAATATGCCACTTTTTTTCGAAGACAAGGACGGAGGAGAGATATAAGCATGGCTAAAGCTAAGATGCGCTCGGACATGATCAAGCGCGGGTTCGACCGTGCGCCGCATAGAAGCTTGCTTCGGGCGGCAGGCGTGAAGGAAGAAGATTTCGACAAACCGTTCATCGCGGTGTGCAATTCATATATCGACATCGTCCCGGGACACGTCCATCTGCAAGAATTCGGCAAGATCGTGAAGGACGCGATTCGCGAAGCGGGCGGCGTTCCGTTCGAATTCAACACGATCGGCGTCGACGACGGCATCGCGATGGGCCATATCGGCATGCGGTACTCGCTGCCGTCCCGCGAAATCATCGCCGATTCGCTCGAGACGGTTGTCTCGGCGCACTGGTTCGACGGCATGGTTTGTATCCCGAACTGCGATAAGATCACGCCCGGAATGATGATGGGCGCGCTTCGCGTCAACATCCCGACCGTATTCGTCTCCGGCGGCCCGATGAAGGCCGGCAAGACGTCCGACGGCCGCTCGATCTCGCTGTCGTCCGTCTTCGAAGGCGTCGGCGCTTATCAAGCGGGCAAGATCGACGAGAAGAGCCTTACCGAGCTCGAGCAATACGGCTGCCCGACGTGCGGCTCCTGCTCCGGCATGTTCACGGCGAACTCCATGAACTGCCTCGCGGAAGCGCTGGGCCTCGCGCTCCCGGGCAACGGCACGATCCTTGCGGTCGCGCCGGAGCGTCGCGAGTTCGTGCGAAAATCCGCCGCGCAGCTTATGGAACTCATTAAGATGGACCTCAAGCCGCGCGACATCGTGACGATCGAGACGATCGACAACGCGTTCGCGCTCGACATGGCGCTCGGCGGCTCCACGAACACCGTCTTGCACACGCTCGCGCTCGCGCAAGAAGCCGGCTTCGACTACCCGATCGAACGCATCAACGAAGTCGCCGAGCGCGTGCCGCATCTGGCGAAGATCGCTCCTGCGTCCGACTGGCACATCGAAGACGTGCATTTGGCCGGCGGCGTCAGCGCCGTGCTGAACGAGCTGCTGAAGAAAGAAGGCGCGCTGCATCCGGATCAGATGACGGTCACGGGGAAGACGCTCCGCGAGAGCGTCGCAGGCTGCGACATCCTGAATAAGGAAGTCATTCGCCCGATCGACAACCCGCACAGCGAGCGCGGCGGCCTCGCCGTCTTGTTCGGCAACCTGGCTCCGGAAGGCGCGATCATCAAGGTCGGCGCGGTCGACAAGTCCGTCGGCGGCTACCATCGCGGCCCGGCCATCTGCTTCGACTCGCAGGAAGACGCGCTTGCCGGCATCGCGAACGGCAAGGTGAAGGAAGGCCATGTCGTCGTTATCCGCTACGAAGGTCCGAAGGGCGGCCCCGGCATGCCGGAGATGCTCGCTCCGACGTCGCAGATCGTCGGCATGGGTCTCGGCGCCAAGGTCGGCCTCATCACCGACGGCCGCTTCTCGGGCGCGTCCCGCGGCATCTCGATCGGCCACATCTCGCCGGAAGCGGCGGAGGGCGGTCCGATCGCGTTCGTCCACGACGGCGACATGATCGAGCTCGACCTGAACAACCGTTCGATCAAGCTCGAAGTAAGCGACGAAGAGCTCGAAGCTCGCCGCCAGTCCGAATGGAAGGAATTCGAGCCGAAAGTGCGCACAGGCTACCTGGCGCGCTACTCCAAGCTCGTCACCAACGCTTCCATGGGCGGCGTTATGAAAATCTAATTACTATGCTCTCTGAACCGTCGACGGCTTCGCGCCTCGGCGGTTCTTTCTTTTTCGATCGCGTCTTACCGGTTCTCTTATTCACGATTCGGTCTCCACCGGCCTCGATCTCACCGTTTCCCACCGCTTCAGCAGCGCCGGACCCCACTCCTCTCCGTGCCGTCTTTATAAGCTGTTTCCTTCTGCACAGGCGCGCGCCGTCCCGTTGCTTCCCGGTCTGTTCTCTCCTGCGTTCCTTTTTAAATTGATGACTCCAACTCAGGTACAAGCTCACTCTTTCTCGTTCCACGTTGGCCTAGCGCTATACTCTCCCCATGCTTCTTTCTAAGTTGATTCCTCCAACTCAGGTACATGCATACTCCTTCCTCGTTACTCCATGTACCTAGCACTATACTCTCCCCATGCTTCTTTCTAAGTTGAATTCCTCCAACTCAGGTACATGCATACCTCTTCCTCGTTCCTCCATGTTCTAGCACTATACTCTCCCCATGCTTCTTTCTAAGTTGATTCCTCCAACTCAGGTACATGCATACTTCTTCCTCGTTCCTCCATGTACTAGCGCTATACTCTCCCCTTGCTTCTTTCTAAGTTGATTCCTCCTGTTCAGGACCCAAACCATTACCTCAAATTACATTTATAGGAATTTTAAATCCCTGACTAAAGGAAATTACCATAGAAAAGACTGCGGACACACTACCTCCCCCATACCTCGACCGGAACCATCCGATCCTGAGCAGAGGAAATCACCTTAGAAAAGAGCGCCGACACACTACCTCCCCCCATACCTCAACCGGAACCATCCGATCCTGAACAGAGGAAATCACCTCAGAAAAGAGCCTCGTCCCCTCTAACCTCCCCCACACCTCAACCGGAAACATCCGATCCTGAGCAGAGGAAATCACTTTAGAAAAGAGCGCGGACCCACTACCTCCCCCACACCTCAACCGGAAACATCCGATCCTGAGCAGAGGAAATCACTTTAGAAAAGAGCGCGGACCCACTACCTCCCCCACACCTCAACCGGAAACATCCGATCCTGAGCAGAGGAAATCACTTTAGAAAAGAGCGCGGACCCACTACCTCCCCCACACCTCAACCGAAACCATCTAATCCTGAGCAGAGGAAATCACCTTAGAAAAGAGCGCCGACACACTACCTCCCCCTATACCTCAACCGGAACCATCCGATCCTGAGCAGAGGAAATCACCTTAGAAAAGACCGCCGACACACTACCTCCCCCATACCTCAACCGGAAACATCCGATCCTGAGCAGAGGAAATCACCTTAGAAAAGACCGCGGACCCACTACCTCCCCCATACCTCAACCGGAACCATCCGATCCTGAGCAGAGGAAATCACCTTAGAAAAGACCGCCGACACACTACCTCCCCCAACAACACGACAAAAGAGAAATCACCTTAGAAAACGGCACAGTCTCTCTACAGCAACAAAAAGAGGCTGCCGCGACCGCGACAGCCTTGGTTCATATATCGCTTACCCCTCTACCGAAACCTCATCCCGCCAACGATGCGCCGGCTCCCAGCCGAGCAGCCGCTTCGCCTTGGAGCTGTCGAGCAGCGTCTCGTACCCTTCGAGCGGCGCGCGGATATCCGTTACTTTCGGGTAACGCGCGGCGAGCAGCTCCCGCGTCTTAACGTCCATGCTCGTCTCGTCGTTCGCCAAGTTCAAGGCCACGGCGCCGAGCCCTTCGGCTTCGACGGCGAGCCGGCAGGCGACGGCCGCGTCTCGCGCGTCGATGTAACTCCACAGGATGACGTCCCGCTCTTCCGGCCGATGGATGAAGCTCGGGAAGTTCGCGTACATCACAGGCGTAATGACGTTGCCGAAGCGGAAGGAGACGACCTGCATCCCCGTCCGGCGCCAGAACATATCGGCGGTTTGCTCGTTCACGATTTTGGACAAGCCGTAGCTGTCCTCCGGCTGCTGCGGATGCGCCTCGTCGATCGGTACGTACAGCGGCTCGCGCCGTTTCAACGGAAATACGAGCCCGTAAGACGACTCCGACGAGGCGAGGACCGCTTTGCGGATACCGAGTCCCGCCGCCGCCTCGAGCACGTTGTACGTCGTCATGACGTTGTTGCGGAACGTGCGCTCGTTCGAATGCGTATACGCCTGCGGGATCGCCGCCAGATGCACGACCGCGTCCGCGCCCTGCAGCGCGCCGTACACTTCCCCTAAGTTTTCCAAGTCGACGACGACGGTCCGCACGCCCGGCTCCTCCGACCGACGAACGTCCGCATTGACGACATCGTATCCTTGCTGCAGAAACTCCTTGACGACCCAGACGCCGAGCAGTCCGCTGCCCCCGGTAACGACGACGCGCTTCTTCATGTCAGCCTCTCCTCTCGCTTAATACGGTCCGCGAATCGCCGGACGCACCGAAGCCTCGTAGAACGCGCGAAGCCGCTCCCGCTCCTGCGGCGTAAAGCCCGGCGCTTCGAGCGCGGACAAGTTTTGCTGCACCTGCCGCGTATCTTTGAAGCCCGGGATGACGCAGCTGATGTCGCCGTTTTCCAAAATCCAACGCAGCGCCGCGCTGGCCATCGATCCGCGCCCTTCCCCGATCCACGCGAGCTCGCGCGCGAGCGCCACGCCCTTCTCGAACGGAAGCCCCGCGAACGTCTCGCCGACGTTGAAGCTGTCGCCGTTCCGGTTGAAGCTGCGATGGTCGTCCGCCGCGAACGTCGAGCTCTCGGTAAACTTGCCGGTAAGCAAGCCGCTCGCCAGAGGCAGACGAACCAAGATGCCCACGCCCTGCGCCTTCGCCTGCGGGAACAGCTCCTCCTCAGGCTTCTGCCGGAACAGGTTATAGATGACCTGCAGCGCCTTCACGCCCGGATATTGCAAGCAGAGCAGGCCTTCTTCCACGCTCTCCACGCTGACGCCGTACTCCCGTACCTTGCCTTCCGCCTTCAATCGATCCAGCGCCTCGAACACGGAACCGTCGCGAAGCACGTCGATCGGCGGGCAATGCACCTGATACAAGTCGATGCGCTCCCGCTCCAGCCGCTTCAGGCTCGCTTCGCAGAACGCGCGGACGGACGCCTCCGAATACGTGTCCGCATCGTGGATATCGCCAGATCGGCAAAACTTCGTCGCGATCAGAACGCGGTCTTCCTTGCCCTTCGTCGCCTGCGCCAGCAGCCGCTCGCTGTGGCCGTCGCCGTACACGTCCGCCGTATCGAAGAAGTTGACGCCGGCTTCCATCGCCGCCTCCAGCGCGCGAAGCGACTCCTCGTCGCTCACGCTGCCCCAAGAGCCGCCGATCGCCCATGTGCCGAAGCTCATCTCGCTCACATGCATGTCCGTGTTTCCGAGTTGCCGATAGTTCATCGGGACTTCACGCTCCTTTTCTACCCTTACTATAACTCATTCCCACAGAACGCGAAAACGCGCCGCCGGAACGAATCCCGTCGGCACGCGAATCGCGGGCGAAGCGGTTAGCCCTTGACGGCGCCCTGCGTCAGACCTGCGATGAACTGCTTGCTGAAGGCGATCGCCGCGGCGAGCAGCGGCAGCGTCGCGAGGAACGTCCCCGCCATAATCATCGCATTGTCGCGATAATACACGCGGTTCAGGTTGCGCAGCGCGATCTGAATCGTCTGGATCTCCGCATCCTTCAGCACGACCGACGGCCAGAGGAAGTCGTTCCACACGCCCATGAACGTCAAGATGCCGAGGGACGCGAGCGCCGGCCGGATCGTCGGCAGCGCGATGCGCGAATACGTCTGGAAGTTCGTGCAGCCGTCCATGCGTGCCGATTCGATCAATTCGTTATGCACCGTCGAATCGATATACTGCTTCAGCCAGAAGATGCCGAACGCGCCGACGAGACCGGGAACGATGACCGCCTTCAGATCGTTGATCCAGCCGAGGTTCGACATGATGATGTACGTCGGCACGAGCCCGAGCTGCCCGGGAATCATCAGCGTCGCGACGATGAACCCGAACAACCAGGAACTCCCTCTAAACTTCAGCTTGGAAAAGGCGAACGCGGCGAGCGAACCGAAGAACAGCGTGGACGCCGTCACGAGCGACGCGACCATGATCGTGTTCCAGAGCGCCAGGAAAAACGGGATTTCGTTGAACACCTTCGTAATGTTCTCGATATACAAGCCGCCCGGCGCGAGCGCCGGCGGAAACCGGTTCGTGTCGGCGGTCGTGCGCGATCCGATGACGAACATCCAATAGAAGGGGAAGATCGACAACAGGAAAAAGATGGTGATCGACACGTATAACGCGATGCGTCCAATAGCTTTCATGAGCCTCTCCCCTCCTTAGTTGGCCGACTGAATCTTGCGCGTCAGATACATGTTGAAGAACGAGAACGCGATGATGATGAGGAACATGAGCCATGCGATCGCGGAGGCGTAGCCGAACGAATTTTTCGTGAAGGCGGTGTCGTACAGGTACAGCACCATCGTCAGCACTTGTCCCTGCGAGCCGCCCTGCGCCCCTTGATACAAGAGCGGTTCGACGAATAGCTGCATGCCCCCGATCGTCGACATGACGACGGTGAACAAGATCATCGGGCGAATCATCGGAATCGTAATGTGGAAAAATTGCTGCGTCTTCGACGCGCCGTCGATCGTCGCGGCTTCGTACAAGTCGCCGGGAATCGACTGCAGCGCCGCCAAATAAATGATTGCGTTATATCCAGTCCAACGCCACATGACCATGATCGACAAGACGAGCTGCGCGCCGTAGTACGATGCGCCCCAGTCGGTATTTTCCAGGCCGAACAACGAATTCAAGGCGTAGTTCAACAGCCCGTAGTTGTACCCGAAGATGCTCGTGAAGACGATCGCGACCGCGACGAGCGAGGTGACGTTCGGAACGAATAAGCCCACTCGGAAAAACTGCTTGAACTTCAAGACGTTCGAGTTCAAGATGTTCGCGATGACGAGCGCGAAGAACAATTGCGGCACGGTCGACAGGATCCAGATGCTGAAGGTGTTGCCGACGGACTTCCAGAAGCGAGGGTCGTCCGTAATCAACCATACGTAGTTTTGAAGCCCGATAAACTCTTTGTCGCCGAGGATGTTCCAAGAGAAGAAGGAGATATACCCGGACCACAGCACCGGAAATACCGTGAATACACCGAAGATGAGGAAAAACGGCGAGATGTACAAATACCCGGACAGATGGTCTTTGAAGCTCTGCGTTCTCCACGGTTTCCGCCGCTCTACGGTCGATGAGGCCAGGGTGGCGTCGGTTTTCAAGGACATCGTCAATGCCTCCTTGTCAGATTCGTCGTCGGAATGGACTCGAACCGACCTCCCCTGAGGTCGGTCGGCTCAAGACCGGAAACCGGTGCGCTAGACCGCGATTATTGTCTCAAGTCGCGCTCGATTTGCTCCATGGCCGTCTTCCAAGCTTCGTCCGGATTCGTGCCGTTCTTCTCGACTTCGCCGATCGCGTTCGTGAGCGGCGTGTCGACGATGATATATTTCGGTCCGTAGTAGACCGGCGTTACTTTCTTCGCGGCGTCGGAGAAAATCTTGCCTACCGGCGCGCCGCTGAAGAAGTCGTCCGTGAAGTCCAGAATCGCCGGGTCGTCGTAGATGCTAGGCGTCGAAGGGAAGTTGCCGTTGCTCTTGAACATCGCGAGCTGGCCTTCCGGCGACAGAATCGTCTTGATGAGATCGAACGCTTCTTGCGGATGCTTGCTTTCCTTCGGAATCGTGAGGAACGAACCGCCCCAGTTGCCGCTGCCTTCCGGCATCGCCGCCGCGTCCCATTTGCCCGCGGAATCCGGCGCGTTCGACTTCATGAAGCCCATCATCCAAGCCGGCGCCATCTGTACCGCGAAGTCGCCGTTGTTCATGCCTGCGCCCCACTCCGGAGACCATTGCGCGATCTTCGCCGTCATGCCTTCTTGCGCCAAGCTCGTCGCGAGCGAGTACGCGCGCTTCACGGCCGGGTTGCTGTCGACGATTAGCTTGCCTTGGTCGTCGAAGTAGTGCTCCGTCGCTTGACCGACGACGACGTCGAATACGGAGTTCGCCGCGTCGACCATCGGCTTGCCGGTTTTCGCTTTGATCGTTCTTCCGACTTCTACGAAATCTTCCCACGTCGAGAACAGCTTCGACACTTCGTCGCGGTTCGTCGGGAGACCCGCTTGCTCGAACAAGTCCGTGCGGTACATCGCGACCATCGGGCCGACGTCCGTCGGGATGCCGTAGATGAAGCTGCCGTCTTGGCTGGAAGCCTGCACCTTTTTCCACTCGAGGTAGTCGCCCATGATATCGTTCGCGCCGAAGTCCGCGAGGTTGTGGAACTTGCTCTCGTCGGCCTTGAACTGGTCGATGTAGCCGATCTCGACGAGCGCGATGTCCGGCGCGCCGCTGCCCGCCGCAAGCGCCGTCACGAGACCGTTATGGTGGTCGGCGTACTCTTGCTGCTGGATATTCAGCTTAATGTTGTGCGCCTTCGCGTACTCTTCCATGTACGGCTCCATGCCCGTACCGGTGAACAACCATACGTTCAGCTCGATCGGTTCGCCGCCGGAGCCGCCGCCCGAGGATGCCGTATCCGTGCCGCCGGAGGAACCCGACGTATTCGTACCGCCGCCGCCCGAGCCGGACGAGCACGCGGCCATCGTAACGACCGTGGTCAAAGACAAAAGAAGAATAGCCCAACGTTTCATTCTCAAATCCCCCTGTGTCATATGGTTAGACCGTTTCGCCAGGTCCGCTTGTAAGCGGTTGCGTTGGCCTTGACTTAAAGATACGGGAAAGGAGTCGAGAAACCCATGGGGCCATTCTTCTTTTTCTTGTCGGATTTTCAGATGTTCGCTTTCGTACGATAATCGTAGGGGCTCATGCCCTCGAGCGTCTTGAACATGCGGCTGAAGTGGGCTTGATCCGCGTACCCGACCTGCTCGCAGATCGCGTAAATTTTCAAATTCGTCTCGCGGAGCAGCTGCTTCGCCTTCGTCATGCGCGCCTTCGTCAGATGATGCGTGAACGTCGAGCCCGTCTGGGACTTAAACAAGCTGCTTAAATAATTCGGGCTCACGTAGAGCGACTCCGCGATCGAGGTCAACGTCAGATCCTCGGCGTAACGGTCCTGGATGAGCTCGAGCGCGCTCCGTACGATCCGATGCACCTGCTCCTCGGGCGGAGGCGACGGCTCGGGTTCGGGCTCGAATTCGGGCTCCTGCGGCGCGCCTAACGTCTTTAAGCTCGCAAGATACAGCGCCTTAATGTCTTGCAGCTGCGCGGAGACGCCGCCGAACGAGCCGACGACGTCGAGCTTGACGACGCGCTTCGCGACGTCCGGCACCGTGTCCGCCAGCGCTTCGAGCGCCGCGTCCTCGATCAAGGGCTCCCCGTCCTTGCCGGACACGAACAGCACGGCCGTCACCGCTTGATCCGAGACGACGACGACGGGAGCGCCGAACGGCGCGAAGACGTCCTCGATCACGTTCTTCAGCGAGAACCGCGCCGTCCGCTCCCGGTCGCCTTCCGCCGAGACGGAGAACGACAACAACGCGAAGCGATCGAACGGAGGGAATAACGATTCGTCGTAATACGGCAGCGGCAGCTCGTAGAACAAGTCTTGCACCCGCTTCTCGAGCAGGCTTCTCGAACGGAGCTTGTCGACGACCTTGGACGCGTTCCGCCGCCCGAGCTCCTCCTCCACTTGCGCGATGACGCGCCGCAGATGATCGATCGAGACGGGCTTGAGCAAATACTCCTTGACGTTATAGCGTATCGCTTCCTGCGCGTATTGGAAGTCGGCGTATCCGGTCAGCATGACGACGATCGTCTCCGGCCAGCGCTCCTGTATCGTATGGGACAGCTCCAGACCGTTCACCGCCGGCATGCGAATGTCGGTGACGACGAGATCGTACGCCTCCGCTTCGAGCATGTGAATCGCGTCCTCGCCGTCCTCGGCTTCGAAGATCGAGTGGCTCGGCTCCAGGTGCGCGATCATTCGCGCCATCGAGGTGCGGACGAGCGGTTCGTCGTCGACGAGCATGATTTTCATTTCGTCATCCTTACTCCCTTCTCCCATGGCTCCAGCCTCAGCTGCTTCTGGATCAGCGACATCGCCTCGTTCCACGCTTCGTCCGGCGTCGATCTCTGCTCCTCCACCGCGTCCAGCGCCGCCTCCATGATTTGCGTCACGACGTGCTGCTTGGAGCCTTCGTACATCGGGCGCACCTCCTTCGCGATGTCCGAGAAGATGCGACCGACCGGCGCGTCCTTGAAGAACGGGTCCGTCTTGTTTCGGATCGCCGGATCTTCGTAGATGCCCGGCGTGGACGGGAAGTTGTTCAGCGTCTTGTATAGCGTCAGCTGCTGCCGCGGGTCCGTCAGCCAGCGGATGAACGCGAACGCTTCCTCCTTGTGCAGGCTCATCTTCGGAATCGTCAGGTACGAGCCGCCCCAATTCCCGCTGCCTTCGGGCAAGTACGTAATATCCCAGGCGCCCTCCGCGCCGGGCGCGTTCGTCTTGATGTCGTTGAGCATCCACGACGGGGACAGGATCGTCGCGAACTCTCCTCCGGCGATCCCGCGCGCCCACTCCGGCGACCACGTCGTCTCGTACGCGGACAGCCCGAGCTCGGAAGCGCGCACGGCGACGTTCCAGGCCTCCTTCACGGCGGGGTTCGTCTCGATGATGAGCTCGCCGGTGTCCGGATCGAAGTATTGGACGTCCGCTTGGAACAACACCATGCGGTATAACGTCCGAATCTGATCGATCATCGGCTTTCCGGTCTTCTCCTTAATGCGCTTGCCGACTTCGAGGAAGTCCTCCCACGTGGACATCGCCTCGGCCAACCGCTCCCGCTCCGTCGGGAGGCCCGCCGCCTCGTACAGCTTCGGATTGTAGACGACGGCGACGGGGCCGATGTCGGTCGGCAGGCCGTACACGAACGAGCCGTCGGCGTTCGTCGCCTGCTTCCACTTCCAGCTCAAATATTCGCCCGCGATATCGAAGGCGCCGAGCGGCCCGAGATTTTCGAAGTAATCCGGGAATTTCTTGAACCGCTCCATGAAGCTGACCTCGATCAAGCTGACGTCGGGCGCTCCGTACCCGCTGGCGAACGCCGTCTGGAGATTATTATGCACATCCTCGTACGTGGAATGGATCAGATTGATGTTCACGTTCGGGTGTTGTTCCTCGTACTGCTCGACCAACGACTCGAGGCCGGTGGAGCCGTACAGCCACATGTTCAGTTCGAGGGTCTCCTCCGACTGCCGGTTCTCGGGCAGCTCGGAGACGTTAATGCGCGGCTGCAGCGACACGCAGCCCGCCAGAGCCGCGCACGTCAGCAGCGCGCCGATCCCATGCAAGCTACGACGGCGAATCGTTCGCATCTTCCGCTCCTCCTTCTCTCGGCAGCTCGCTTAAAGCCGGGACGACGATGTCGACGCGCAGGCCGCCCAGCTCGCCCGCGCTAAGCTTCAGCCCGTAGTCCGTGCCGTACGTGAGGCCGATCCGATGCCGCAGGTTGGACAGGCCGATGCCGCTGTGCATCAGCTCGTTCGCTTCCAGCCGAGCATTCTGGGACATGACCTCTTCGATCGTCTCCGGCGACATGCCGATGCCGTTGTCCTCGACCGTGAAGCGCAGCTGCGTCCCTTCCCGGAAGCCCCGGATCCGGATCATCCACGGACGTCCCTTGACCTGTTCGAGACCGTGCGTGATCGCGTTTTCGACGAGCGGCTGAAGCAGCATCTTCATCACGCGTTCCTTCAGAATGGACGGATCGACGTCCACCTCCGTCTGCAGCTTGTCGCCGTATCTCGCGCGCGAGATCATGATGAATCGGTTCAGCTGGGCGACGTCGTCCTCGACGGAGACGAGATCGGACCCCGGCTGGATACTGTACCGGAGCAGGTCGCTCAGCTGCAGCACCATGTCGGCGATCTTGAACTGCCCTTCGTTCATGAGCGTCCAGTATATCGTATTTAACGAGTTATATAGAAAATGGGGCCGGAACTGCGCCTTCAACGCGACGATCTGGGCTTGCTTCTCGCTGATCTGCTTCTCGGACAAGTCCTTGATCGTCTGATCGAGCCGCCCGATCATCTGGTTATAGCTGTCGTACAGCATCGCGGTTTCCCGATTGCCGCTGACGCGGCCGAAGGGACGGACGAACCCTTTCTCCAGGCGCGTCAGCCGCTTCGCGAGAATCGCGATCGGCCGCGCGAGCGTCCAGGCGAAGATCGAGGTGAACAGGAACGCCGCAAGCAGCCCCGCGGCCCCGATGACCGTAATGCTGCGTTGAATGCTGCGCAGGTCGGCGACCGCTTCGTCCGCGCCGATGAACGCCGCCACGCGCCACCCGCTGTACTCGGAATGCGCATGCGACACGTAGACGCTCTCGCCGTCCGACTCCCACTCGAACATGCTCTTCGGGTGGTCCTGCAGCTGACCGAGGAGCGACGGTTCCATCTTGACGCCGATTTCCGTCTCGTCCGAGGAATAGACGATCGTCCCGAACGCGTCGACGATGACGATCTTTCCCGACGTGCCGAGGTTGATCTCCCCGACGAGCCGCTCCAAGGAATCGACGGGCAGCACGATGAATAAGTTGCCGAGCTTCTCGAGCCGTTCCCAATCGTTGATTTGGCGCGCGCCGACGAAGACGGGGAATTCCCCGTACCGCCAAGCGGTAGAGGCGACCCAGATCATACGCCCTTTGTTCGGCGCGAGACGGTCGAACCACGGCAGCGCGTCGGCCATCTGCGCTTCCGTCTGTTGGAGCATGGAGATGATTGTATTAGAGGTATAGAAGTCGCCGGTCAGATTCGTCACGTGAAGCACGGAGTCGACCGCGATATACCGGATTTGCTGGCTCATGAACTGCGTGAGCTCCAG
The nucleotide sequence above comes from Paenibacillus antri. Encoded proteins:
- a CDS encoding response regulator transcription factor encodes the protein MKIMLVDDEPLVRTSMARMIAHLEPSHSIFEAEDGEDAIHMLEAEAYDLVVTDIRMPAVNGLELSHTIQERWPETIVVMLTGYADFQYAQEAIRYNVKEYLLKPVSIDHLRRVIAQVEEELGRRNASKVVDKLRSRSLLEKRVQDLFYELPLPYYDESLFPPFDRFALLSFSVSAEGDRERTARFSLKNVIEDVFAPFGAPVVVVSDQAVTAVLFVSGKDGEPLIEDAALEALADTVPDVAKRVVKLDVVGSFGGVSAQLQDIKALYLASLKTLGAPQEPEFEPEPEPSPPPEEQVHRIVRSALELIQDRYAEDLTLTSIAESLYVSPNYLSSLFKSQTGSTFTHHLTKARMTKAKQLLRETNLKIYAICEQVGYADQAHFSRMFKTLEGMSPYDYRTKANI
- a CDS encoding ABC transporter substrate-binding protein, which produces MRTIRRRSLHGIGALLTCAALAGCVSLQPRINVSELPENRQSEETLELNMWLYGSTGLESLVEQYEEQHPNVNINLIHSTYEDVHNNLQTAFASGYGAPDVSLIEVSFMERFKKFPDYFENLGPLGAFDIAGEYLSWKWKQATNADGSFVYGLPTDIGPVAVVYNPKLYEAAGLPTERERLAEAMSTWEDFLEVGKRIKEKTGKPMIDQIRTLYRMVLFQADVQYFDPDTGELIIETNPAVKEAWNVAVRASELGLSAYETTWSPEWARGIAGGEFATILSPSWMLNDIKTNAPGAEGAWDITYLPEGSGNWGGSYLTIPKMSLHKEEAFAFIRWLTDPRQQLTLYKTLNNFPSTPGIYEDPAIRNKTDPFFKDAPVGRIFSDIAKEVRPMYEGSKQHVVTQIMEAALDAVEEQRSTPDEAWNEAMSLIQKQLRLEPWEKGVRMTK
- a CDS encoding cache domain-containing sensor histidine kinase, whose product is MNARVPIVVQLIVGFSAILLIVLSVTGYYSYRNSAEVVLGKTAIYLNESVNQLSGKVDVNLQEYDKATQLIAFSPTLQNYLLRANNGLPGEISELELTQFMSQQIRYIAVDSVLHVTNLTGDFYTSNTIISMLQQTEAQMADALPWFDRLAPNKGRMIWVASTAWRYGEFPVFVGARQINDWERLEKLGNLFIVLPVDSLERLVGEINLGTSGKIVIVDAFGTIVYSSDETEIGVKMEPSLLGQLQDHPKSMFEWESDGESVYVSHAHSEYSGWRVAAFIGADEAVADLRSIQRSITVIGAAGLLAAFLFTSIFAWTLARPIAILAKRLTRLEKGFVRPFGRVSGNRETAMLYDSYNQMIGRLDQTIKDLSEKQISEKQAQIVALKAQFRPHFLYNSLNTIYWTLMNEGQFKIADMVLQLSDLLRYSIQPGSDLVSVEDDVAQLNRFIMISRARYGDKLQTEVDVDPSILKERVMKMLLQPLVENAITHGLEQVKGRPWMIRIRGFREGTQLRFTVEDNGIGMSPETIEEVMSQNARLEANELMHSGIGLSNLRHRIGLTYGTDYGLKLSAGELGGLRVDIVVPALSELPREGGAEDANDSPS